A DNA window from Corallococcus soli contains the following coding sequences:
- a CDS encoding PAS domain-containing sensor histidine kinase: MMRAESPSMSSGVTSSSSCPDPSPDGVPEPSADAALTQGLAEQGLPVRVAGAEAEAEGWILIERTGAVLAFNTQAAFHFGIPAPARVEHGRLPGCEWVRADGTPLPSHESPLARALAGEQVDASVWEVLRPDGTRAFLRATAVPVKGGDGQVAAALLRTHGVEALPGAVLDASRLLAEAGALLGEAVDAEAQLEPLLKLLVPALGDGALLILKAPGEPVRVVASLHADAGRHALLRELLGRYPPDSSLPGELPEVFVSGAVGRLPILSEEHVAAIARDAEHARLLREVGPHGCLSVPLGARGGMLGALMLLRSNVLRAFDADEERFLSELAHRTALYLENARLLREAREAVRQRDEFLGIASHELKTPLTPLSLKVQLLQKQVVVLAREGRPVPTEKVAETLDVVQRQVRRLSGLVDNLLDVSRITAGRLRLELEELDLASVAAEILYRFAPAAAQHGTELELNAPVPVVGRWDRLRLEQVVTNLVSNALKYGAGHPVVLGVEGHGTLARLTVKDHGIGIAPEDLARIFERFERAVSDRHYGGLGLGLYITRQIVEAFGGKVRATSEPGQGSTFILELPRGDIPEEWLTAHAAPGPTADLEPAPEPEPEPS; this comes from the coding sequence ATGATGCGTGCGGAAAGCCCCAGCATGTCCTCCGGCGTCACGTCTTCCTCCAGCTGCCCGGACCCGTCCCCCGACGGGGTCCCTGAGCCCTCCGCTGACGCGGCGTTGACGCAGGGTCTGGCGGAGCAAGGCCTGCCCGTGCGTGTCGCGGGCGCGGAAGCGGAAGCGGAAGGGTGGATCCTCATCGAACGGACCGGCGCGGTCCTCGCCTTCAACACGCAGGCTGCGTTTCATTTCGGCATTCCGGCCCCTGCCCGCGTGGAGCATGGCCGCCTGCCCGGGTGTGAATGGGTGCGCGCGGACGGCACACCGCTGCCGTCGCACGAGTCGCCCCTGGCGCGGGCGCTGGCGGGCGAGCAGGTGGACGCGTCGGTGTGGGAGGTGCTCCGGCCGGACGGGACGCGCGCGTTCCTGCGGGCCACCGCGGTGCCGGTGAAGGGCGGGGACGGGCAGGTCGCGGCGGCGCTCCTGCGCACGCACGGCGTGGAGGCGTTGCCCGGCGCGGTGCTGGATGCGTCGCGGCTGCTGGCGGAGGCGGGCGCGCTGCTGGGCGAAGCGGTGGACGCGGAGGCGCAGCTCGAACCGCTGCTCAAGCTGCTGGTGCCCGCGCTGGGCGACGGCGCGCTGCTCATCCTGAAGGCGCCGGGCGAGCCCGTGCGCGTGGTGGCGTCCCTGCACGCGGACGCGGGCCGGCACGCGCTCCTGAGGGAGCTGCTCGGCCGCTACCCGCCGGACTCCTCCTTGCCAGGGGAGCTGCCGGAGGTGTTCGTCTCCGGCGCGGTGGGCCGCCTGCCCATCCTGTCGGAGGAGCACGTGGCGGCCATCGCGCGGGACGCGGAGCACGCGCGGCTGCTGCGCGAGGTGGGGCCGCACGGGTGCCTGAGCGTTCCCTTGGGCGCGCGCGGCGGCATGCTGGGCGCGCTGATGTTGCTGCGCTCCAACGTGCTGCGCGCCTTCGACGCGGACGAGGAGCGCTTCCTGTCGGAGCTGGCCCACCGCACCGCGCTCTACCTGGAGAACGCGCGGCTGCTGCGCGAGGCGCGCGAGGCGGTGCGCCAGCGCGACGAGTTCCTGGGCATCGCGAGCCACGAGCTGAAGACGCCGCTCACGCCGCTGAGCCTCAAGGTGCAGCTGCTCCAGAAGCAGGTGGTGGTGCTGGCGCGCGAGGGCAGGCCCGTGCCCACGGAGAAGGTCGCGGAGACGCTGGACGTGGTGCAGCGCCAGGTGCGCCGGCTGTCCGGGCTGGTGGACAACCTGCTGGACGTGTCGCGCATCACGGCGGGCCGGCTGCGGCTGGAACTGGAGGAGCTGGACCTGGCGAGCGTGGCGGCGGAGATCCTCTACCGCTTCGCCCCGGCGGCGGCGCAGCACGGCACGGAGCTGGAGCTGAACGCGCCGGTGCCGGTGGTGGGCCGGTGGGACCGGCTGCGGCTGGAGCAGGTGGTGACGAACCTGGTGTCCAACGCGCTCAAGTACGGCGCGGGCCACCCGGTGGTGCTGGGCGTGGAGGGCCACGGCACGCTGGCGCGGCTCACGGTGAAGGACCACGGCATCGGCATCGCGCCGGAGGACCTGGCGCGCATCTTCGAGCGCTTCGAGCGCGCGGTGAGCGACCGGCACTACGGCGGCCTGGGCCTGGGCCTCTACATCACCCGCCAGATTGTCGAAGCGTTCGGCGGCAAGGTGCGCGCCACCAGCGAGCCCGGGCAGGGCTCCACGTTCATCCTGGAGCTGCCCCGGGGCGACATCCCGGAGGAGTGGCTCACCGCGCACGCGGCGCCGGGCCCGACGGCGGACCTGGAGCCCGCGCCGGAGCCGGAGCCGGAGCCGTCCTGA